A window of the Ipomoea triloba cultivar NCNSP0323 chromosome 14, ASM357664v1 genome harbors these coding sequences:
- the LOC116003821 gene encoding D-galacturonate reductase-like, with translation MAKIPTASLMECEKAMPVIGLGTCAYPRPDSGTAKAAIVEAIRAGYRHFDTAFAYGSEKPLGEAIAEAVNLGLVRREELFITTKLWASFAHPDQVVPACKMSLQNLGLENVDMYLIHLPVRLKEMVESFPVSEEKIEALDIKGVWEGMEECKRIGLTKGIGVSNFSCKMLQHLLSVAKIPPAINQVEMNPIWQQEKLREFCKAEGIHVTAYSPLGANNTKWGDNRVMGCDVLAQIAKAKGKSVAQVSLRWIYEQGVSLVTKSFNKERMRENLQILDWCLSEEDHKIISQIPQRKASNLAAIFGPHPLVLQLDADL, from the exons ATGGCAAAAATTCCGACGGCGAGTTTGATGGAGTGTGAGAAGGCGATGCCAGTGATTGGGTTAGGCACCTGTGCGTATCCCCGGCCGGACAGCGGGACGGCCAAGGCCGCAATCGTGGAAGCCATCAGGGCAGGATACCGGCACTTCGACACAGCCTTCGCTTACGGGTCAGAGAAGCCGCTGGGAGAGGCAATCGCCGAAGCAGTGAATCTGGGGCTGGTCCGCCGCGAGGAGCTCTTCATCACAACTAAGCTGTGGGCCAGCTTTGCTCATCCGGATCAAGTTGTTCCTGCCTGCAAAATGAGCCTCCA GAATTTGGGGTTAGAAAATGTGGACATGTATCTGATACACCTACCGGTTAGACTGAAGGAAATGGTAGAAAGTTTTCCAGTTTCAGAGGAGAAGATTGAGGCATTGGATATAAAGGGTGTGTGGGAAGGGATGGAAGAGTGCAAGAGGATTGGGCTGACAAAGGGAATTGGAGTCAGCAATTTCTCCTGTAAAATGCTTCAACACCTCCTTTCTGTTGCCAAAATCCCTCCTGCTATCAATCAA gTTGAGATGAACCCAATATGGCAGCAAGAGAAGCTGAGGGAGTTTTGCAAGGCAGAGGGGATTCATGTGACAGCATATTCTCCCTTGGGTGCAAACAACACCAAATGGGGAGACAATAGGGTTATGGGGTGTGATGTGCTAGCACAGATTGCAAAAGCCAAAGGGAAAAGTGTTGCGCAGGTTTCACTGCGCTGGATTTATGAGCAAGGCGTGAGCTTGGTGACTAAGAGCTTCAACAAGGAGAGGATGAGAGAGAACCTCCAAATATTAGATTGGTGCCTTAGTGAGGAAGACCACAAAATCATCTCTCAGATTCCACAGCGCAAGGCTTCTAATCTGGCCGCCATTTTTGGACCTCATCCTCTTGTGCTGCAACTCGATGCAGACCTATGA
- the LOC116005331 gene encoding putative clathrin assembly protein At1g25240 isoform X2 produces MNIQLTTGLLDILLQVKPHSEIAAVPLVVQTMDMIMVEIYNIYHQICITITRVLLRIYMVGKIDAKIALQIVQKATLQGEALALYYEFCIEHGLITNLDCPKVKQIPEEDIRELEDIIKGPSLSASSPTNDNLNKSIVAIKEQEKETTTKSKLKTVITNHWETFDDYQMVLTTTCNANNVHVNSHQDLPDLISFLNLL; encoded by the exons ATGAATATTCAACTAACCACAG GATTACTTGACATTTTGCTCCAAGTAAAGCCCCACTCGGAGATAGCAGCTGTGCCGCTTGTTGTGCAAACCATGGACATGATCATGGTGGAGatatacaatatttatcatcAAATATGCATTACAATTACGAGAGTTTTGCTACGAATATACATGGTCGGGAAAATTGATGCCAAAATCGCACTTCAGATTGTGCAAAAGGCAACACTCCAAGGTGAAGCACTTGCCTTGTACTATGAGTTTTGCATAGAACATGGGTTGATCACCAATTTAGATTGTCCCAAAGTAAAACAAATCCCGGAAGAAGACATTCGAGAGCTCGAGGATATCATAAAGGGACCTTCCCTTTCTGCTTCTAGCCCGACCAATGATAACCTTAACAAGTCAATAGTAGCGATCAAAGAACAAGAAAAAGAGACAACGACAAAAAGCAAGTTGAAAACCGTAATCACTAATCATTGGGAGACATTTGATGATTATCAAATGGTTTTAACAACTACATGCAATGCTAATAATGTGCATGTTAATTCTCATCAAGACTTACCAGATCTCAtcagttttttgaatttattgTAG
- the LOC116005331 gene encoding putative clathrin assembly protein At1g25240 isoform X1, with the protein MAWKWASGVLKDQNSIFLTSLIRRTMFRNPTIEAIVIKATRHDEYSTNHRYVDRLYEWICLSPNHLTPIVCAITLRVEKTRSWEVALKGLMLMHRVMCFDIVAVNMIGRLPFNLSSFTDGHSNPEEAWCLNAFVRSYFAFLDHKSIILFENSREDDCYKTKSSGHQLSHFSVSHDLNMLRNLQGLLDILLQVKPHSEIAAVPLVVQTMDMIMVEIYNIYHQICITITRVLLRIYMVGKIDAKIALQIVQKATLQGEALALYYEFCIEHGLITNLDCPKVKQIPEEDIRELEDIIKGPSLSASSPTNDNLNKSIVAIKEQEKETTTKSKLKTVITNHWETFDDYQMVLTTTCNANNVHVNSHQDLPDLISFLNLL; encoded by the coding sequence ATGGCATGGAAATGGGCTTCTGGTGTGCTTAAAGATCAAAATAGCATATTCTTGACAAGCTTAATTAGAAGAACCATGTTTCGAAACCCGACAATTGAAGCTATAGTTATCAAAGCCACCCGTCACGATGAATATTCAACTAACCACAGGTACGTTGATAGATTGTATGAGTGGATATGTCTATCTCCAAATCATCTCACGCCTATAGTATGTGCTATTACATTGCGAGTGGAGAAAACTAGGAGTTGGGAGGTGGCCCTTAAGGGGCTTATGCTAATGCATCGTGTTATGTGCTTCGACATTGTGGCTGTAAACATGATCGGGCGGTTGCCATTCAACCTCTCTAGTTTTACAGATGGGCATTCCAACCCTGAGGAAGCATGGTGCCTAAATGCATTTGTGCGTTCCTATTTTGCATTCCTAGACCATAAATCAATCATCCTTTTTGAAAATTCACGAGAGGATGATTGTTATAAAACAAAGTCATCGGGTCACCAACTGTCCCATTTCTCTGTCTCACACGACCTTAACATGCTTCGAAATCTACAAGGATTACTTGACATTTTGCTCCAAGTAAAGCCCCACTCGGAGATAGCAGCTGTGCCGCTTGTTGTGCAAACCATGGACATGATCATGGTGGAGatatacaatatttatcatcAAATATGCATTACAATTACGAGAGTTTTGCTACGAATATACATGGTCGGGAAAATTGATGCCAAAATCGCACTTCAGATTGTGCAAAAGGCAACACTCCAAGGTGAAGCACTTGCCTTGTACTATGAGTTTTGCATAGAACATGGGTTGATCACCAATTTAGATTGTCCCAAAGTAAAACAAATCCCGGAAGAAGACATTCGAGAGCTCGAGGATATCATAAAGGGACCTTCCCTTTCTGCTTCTAGCCCGACCAATGATAACCTTAACAAGTCAATAGTAGCGATCAAAGAACAAGAAAAAGAGACAACGACAAAAAGCAAGTTGAAAACCGTAATCACTAATCATTGGGAGACATTTGATGATTATCAAATGGTTTTAACAACTACATGCAATGCTAATAATGTGCATGTTAATTCTCATCAAGACTTACCAGATCTCAtcagttttttgaatttattgTAG
- the LOC116004678 gene encoding IAA-alanine resistance protein 1 — MAVPLRQICPGLLFVLLLISGLCVSAVHGHSAAEQCSHGHDHHHGDAEHGHASTHQCSHGHGHDHDHHHHHHHHSGAEVNKRKLLPEELAEEEDLKLYGFGTRDEHHHHHHDHGHVDSELSGLGLWLHAMSCSLLVSLASLVCLIILPLIFLKGRPSKAIVDALALFGAGAMLGDAFLHQLPHAFGDNHSHSESHEVHSHDHDHVGHSHSHSLKDLSVGLSILTGIVLFLIVEKLVRYVEELSGGVNAWGHGHHHHRHSKKLKDDNNPDNDLQDLTHEKTGSLPEKESGGSKIDGQSAEMLNGEKDSKNAVLRKRNTGGDGGELETNGEALNSSKDSAKSTKEEPAKSQSSLVFGYLNLFSDGVHNFTDGMALGSAFLLYGSVGGWSRTLFLLAHELPQEIGDFGILVRSGFSVSKALFFNFLSALVALAGTALALVLGQDPGQSSLIEGFTAGGFIYVAVAGVLAESNRGGSLSVRSTVIQLISLSLGMAVALSISLVE, encoded by the exons ATGGCGGTTCCTCTAAGACAGATCTGCCCCGGTTTACTGTTTGTCTTACTGCTGATTTCTGGATTGTGTGTGTCAGCGGTCCACGGGCATTCTGCGGCGGAACAGTGTAGCCACGGACACGACCATCACCACGGCGATGCTGAGCATGGACACGCGTCTACTCACCAGTGTAGCCACGGCCACGGCCACGATCAcgatcaccaccaccaccaccaccaccatagcGGCGCTGAAGTGAATAAAAGGAAGCTGCTTCCTGAGGAATTGGCGGAAGAGGAGGATCTAAAGCTGTACGGATTTGGGACCCGCGAtgaacaccaccaccaccatcatgaCCACGGGCATGTTGATTCTGAGCTCTCTGGTCTtg GGCTTTGGCTTCATGCAATGAGTTGCTCTCTATTGGTGAGCTTGGCATCCCTTGTTTGCTTGATCATATTGCCTCTAATATTTT TGAAAGGAAGGCCATCCAAAGCCATTGTGGATGCTCTGGCATTATTTGGG GCTGGAGCAATGTTGGGTGATGCTTTTCTTCATCAACTACCCCATGCTTTTG GTGACAATCACTCTCATTCAGAAAGCCATGAGGTCCATTCTCATGACCATGACCATGTTGGACATTCACATTCTCATTCCTTGAAGGATCTTTCTGTTGGATTGTCCATATTGA CTGGAATTGTGCTTTTTCTTATTGTTGAGAAGCTTGTGAGGTACGTTGAAGAATTGTCTGGAGGAGTTAATGCATGGGGTCATGGTCATCATCATCACAGACACAGTAAGAAATTAAAGGATGATAACAATCCTGATAATGATCTTCAGGACCTGACTCATGAGAAAACTGGAAGCTTACCAGAAAAGGAATCTGGTGGAAGTAAAATTGATGGTCAATCTGCTGAGATGCTTAATGGGGAGAAGGACAGCAAAAACGCTGTTCTCAGGAAG AGAAAcactggtggtgatggtggtgaaCTTGAAACCAATGGAGAGGCTTTAAATTCATCCAAAGATAGTGCTAAATCCACCAAAGAAGAGCCTGCTAAATCACAATCAAGCCTGGTGTTTGGTTATCTCAATCTCTTCTCTGATGGTGTT CATAATTTTACTGATGGGATGGCATTAGGTAGTGCTTTCCTGCTTTATGGATCAGTTGGTGGGTGGTCAAGAACATTGTTTCTGCTTGCTCATGAGCTTCCTCAGGAG ATAGGTGACTTTGGAATCTTGGTGAGGTCTGGTTTCAGTGTTTCGAAAGCTTTGTTTTTTAACTTCTTATCGGCACTAGTGGCACTTGCAGGAACTGCACTG gCCTTGGTGCTAGGACAAGATCCAGGGCAGTCATCATTGATTGAG GGATTCACAGCAGGTGGGTTTATTTACGTTGCAGTTGCGGGAGTGCTGGCAGAATCAAACAGAGGCGGCTCCTTATCCGTGAGGAGTACGGTGATTCAACTAATCTCTTTGTCGTTAGGCATGGCAGTGGCTCTTTCAATTTCTCTTGTAGAATAG
- the LOC116004560 gene encoding 65-kDa microtubule-associated protein 6-like: MLTLESPCSGSVGTSSSCSTLLRELQQLWTDIGENEAEKDRMLVELERECLQVYRRKVDETANAKARLHQSLAAKEAELATLMATLGELSINSPIHSDKMTMPLKEQLALITPLVQDLKVKKEERLKQFTDIKTQIEKITSEISGYGHIINAMNSLNLEENDLSLRRLSEHQSHLHALQKEKSERIQKVLDFVNEVHTLCAILGVDFGETVSDVHPSLHDTRLGQSTNISNSTLEGLEQTIIRLKTERKVRLQKLKDVSGSLTELWNLMDTPREEKTYFLRITSILGFPEQEIKESGALSSEIIQQVSSEVERLTKLKASRMKELVMKRRSELEDLCSKNHIEPDPSTATDKSCAMIDSGLVDPCELLASIEAQINKAKDEALNRKEIMDRIERWLSACEEENWLEDYNLDKNRYSGGRGAHINLKRAERARITVNKIPGMVDALISKTLAWEDEKKKLFLYDGARLVSVLEDYKLTRLQKEEEKRRARDQKKLHDLLLTEKEARYGSKPSPRRSSSFRKTNGYHTNGCVTPSPRRNSAGCQTPELLTPRSYSGRQNGYFRETRRLSTAPLNFVAIAKEDMMSFSSVSGSEPESPLQP; encoded by the exons ATGTTGACTCTTGAGAGTCCTTGTAGCGGCAGTGTCGGCACCAGCAGTTCTTGCTCTACTTTGCTTAGAGAACTCCAG CAATTATGGACTGACATTGGTGAGAATGAGGCAGAAAAAGACAGAATGTTGGTGGAGCTGGAGAGAGAATGCTTACAAGTTTACAGAAGAAAAGTTGATGAAACTGCTAATGCCAAAGCACGCCTTCACCAATCTCTTGCAGCAAAAGAAGCAGAGCTTGCAACACTAATGGCAACTCTTGGTGAACTCAGTATTAACTCGCCG ATCCACTCGGACAAGATGACAATGCCATTGAAGGAGCAATTAGCTTTAATCACACCACTGGTTCAAGATTTGAAAGTAAAGAAAGAGGAAAGGCTAAAGCAATTCACAGATATAAAGACACAAATTGAGAAGATAACTAGTGAAATTTCTGGATATGGTCATATAATCAATGCTATGAATTCCTTGAATCTGGAAGAAAATGACTTGTCATTGAGAAGGCTCTCAGAGCACCAATCCCACCTTCATGCTCTCCAGAAGGAAAAG TCTGAGCGCATCCAGAAAGTGTTAGACTTTGTAAATGAGGTGCACACATTGTGTGCTATTCTTGGGGTGGATTTTGGTGAAACTGTGAGTGATGTGCATCCAAGCTTACATGATACAAGACTGGGGCAATCTACAAATATCAGCAATAGCACGTTAGAGGGCTTAGAGCAGACCATTATCAGGTTGAAAACAGAACGGAAAGTTCGTCTCCAGAAG CTAAAAGATGTTTCTGGTTCACTAACTGAACTCTGGAACTTGATGGATACACCGAGAGAAGAGAAGACTTACTTTTTAAGGATCACCTCCATTCTTGGTTTTCCTGAACAAGAGATCAAGGAATCTGGTGCTCTTTCATCGGAGATCATTCAACAG GTCTCATCGGAAGTTGAGAGGCTCACTAAACTAAAGGCTAGCAGAATGAAAGAGTTGGTGATGAAGAGGAGGTCAGAGTTGGAGGATTTATGCAGTAAAAACCATATTGAACCTGATCCAAGCACTGCTACTGATAAATCATGTGCAATGATAGACTCTG GTCTTGTGGATCCTTGTGAGCTCTTGGCAAGCATTGaagcacaaataaataaagcaaaagaTGAAGCTCTGAACCGAAAAGAAATTATGGATAGGATTGAGCGCTGGCTTTCTGCTTGTGAGGAAGAAAACTGGCTTGAAGATTATAACCTA GATAAAAACCGTTACAGTGGTGGGAGAGGCGCTCACATAAACTTAAAGCGAGCAGAACGAGCTCGAATTACTGTAAATAAGATTCCAG GTATGGTTGACGCTCTGATTAGCAAGACACTAGCTTGGGAAGATGAGAAGAAGAAGTTGTTTCTTTATGACGGG GCACGATTGGTATCGGTATTGGAAGATTACAAATTGACCCGGCTACAAAAAGAAGAGGAGAAAAGGCGTGCTCGT GACCAAAAGAAACTTCATGATCTGCTCCTCACTGAAAAAGAAGCAAGGTATGGTTCTAAACCAAGTCCAAGGAGAAGCAGTAGCTTTAGGAAGACAAATGGATACCATACTAACGGATGTGTAACCCCCTCACCACGTCGGAATTCTGCTGGCTGTCAAACCCCAGAGCTTTTAACACCCCGCTCATACTCTGGGCGGCAGAATGGGTATTTCAGAGAAACTAGAAGGCTTTCAACTGCCCCTCTGAATTTCGTGGCAATAGCAAAGGAGGATATGATGTCTTTTTCATCCGTTTCTGGTTCTGAACCAGAGTCTCCACTTCAACCCTGA
- the LOC116004700 gene encoding histidine kinase CKI1, whose protein sequence is MAGIRNPPRESGDMLVMTLTEEHLKFNNGFRLKPGHEAEKCIVSKLREKEREAIAHNGWAHLTMRDFQDGSLHQMDLSKHATNNYILDDWHVFVQARNNKHSNYHLRPGTQVAFCGGAKVEKRDVKLGMILLGINICITVTSVVVFTWWRSRVMMREMCVKAALIKQKEATEEAERKSMSKSVAVANASHEVRTALAGITGLIQMCRADADASAAHSELNDNLRHMESCTNDLYSLLNSILDASRIEAGKMQVEEDEFDLQELLEDVVDLYYPLGMKKGVDVILDPCDESVEKFRRVRGDRGKLKQVLSNLLYNAIKFTDEGYVALRVWARKPSPRPPSQSPPKPKRASSSSSPIAILKGFCGVPAKTGGGEEEEEVNDWVLERKDGGIEYIFKVVDTGKGIPKEKRNTVFENYAQVKDMGRGKKHQLGHGLGLGIAQSLVRLMGGEIGIEDKETGERGTCFKFNIVLDNIVILESSSSHNNNINNTYSSAHHVVVFMHCEERGKIIGRFLESRGIKVSLVQKGHQQLSRKLKKIKRGALNLPRSTTTPSYYSSSSSSKEELEDETMPLHTNTCMVLIMIDTSAAGEALFPEVIKAVSEFHRDLQPGCVRVLWIDTTALSRDNNFQLPSTDLIMSKPLQGSRLHSVLGLLPDFASSSQLGEIQVVIEKEKEEEDEDNGGGSSSTEKKALTGKRILVVEDNPTLRKICTTVVSSLGALTYACTNGEEALQLVSSALQDHHHQPPFDYILMDCEMPIMDGFEATKRIKEEGKAMGIWIPIIALTAHTGKEEMDKVTEAGMDYYLSKPINAASLLTAIHFLDKSTTHL, encoded by the exons ATGGCGGGAATAAGAAATCCTCCTCGTGAATCAGGGGACATGTTGGTAATGACGCTAACCGAAGAACACTTGAAGTTCAACAATGGGTTCCGTTTGAAACCTGGACACGAAGCGGAGAAGTGCATCGTCTCCAAATTGAGGGAAAAGGAGAGGGAAGCCATTGCCCACAACGGATGGGCTCATCTCACAATGCGCGACTTTCAAGATGGATCGCTCCACCAAATGGACTTATCCAAACACGCCACTAACAACTATATACTCGATGACTGGCATGTTTTCGTCCAAGCCAGAAACAACAAACATTCCAACTATCATCTTCGACCTGGGACCCAAGTCGCCTTCTGC GGGGGAGCGAAAGTTGAGAAGAGGGATGTGAAACTGGGGATGATTCTCCTGGGCATAAACATTTGTATTACAGTGACGAGTGTGGTGGTGTTCACATGGTGGAGGAGTAGAGTGATGATGAGGGAGATGTGTGTAAAGGCGGCGCTGATAAAGCAGAAGGAAGCCACAGAAGAAGCGGAGAGGAAGAGCATGAGCAAGAGCGTGGCGGTGGCCAATGCGAGCCATGAGGTGCGGACTGCTCTTGCAGGGATTACTGGTTTGATTCAGATGTGCCGCGCTGATGCTGATGCTTCTGCTGCTCATTCTGAACTCAACGATAATCTGAGGCACATGGAATCATGCACCAATGATCTCTATa GTTTATTGAATTCGATTCTGGATGCTAGCAGAATAGAAGCGGGGAAAATGcaggttgaagaagatgaatttGATTTGCAGGAACTGTTAGAGGATGTGGTGGATTTGTACTATCCTCTAGGTATGAAGAAGGGAGTGGATGTAATATTGGATCCGTGTGATGAGTCCGTGGAAAAGTTTAGGCGTGTAAGGGGGGATAGAGGCAAACTCAAACAAGTTCTGTCTAATTTGTTGTACAACGCCATTAAGTTCACAGATGAAGGCTATGTTGCTCTTCGTGTTTGGGCACGAAAACCTTCTCCTCGTCCTCCTTCTCAATCTCCTCCTAAACCCAAAcgagcttcttcttcttcttctcctatCGCCATTTTAAAGGGTTTTTGCGGTGTTCCTGCAAAAACAGGAggtggggaagaagaagaagaagtaaatGATTGGGTGTTGGAGAGAAAAGATGGTGGGATAGAGTACATATTTAAGGTGGTGGATACAGGGAAAGGGATTCCCAAGGAGAAAAGGAATACTGTGTTTGAAAACTATGCTCAGGTGAAAGATATGGGTAGGGGAAAGAAACATCAATTAGGGCATGGATTAGGGCTTGGGATAGCTCAGTCTCTAGTGCGGTTAATGGGCGGGGAGATTGGGATTGAGGATAAGGAAACCGGGGAAAGGGGGACTTGTTTTAAGTTCAACATAGTCTTGGACAACATTGTTATTCTAGAATCATCATCGTCTCATAATAACAACATTAATAATACTTATTCATCGGCTCATCACGTTGTTGTGTTCATGCATTGCGAGGAGAGGGGTAAAATCATAGGGAGATTCTTGGAAAGCCGTGGCATTAAGGTTAGTTTGGTTCAGAAAGGACACCAGCAACTGAGCAGGAAATTGAAGAAGATCAAACGTGGGGCATTAAATCTCCCCCGTTCCACAACCACACCCTCTTACTATTCATCTTCTTCGTCCTCAAAGGAGGAGTTGGAAGACGAAACCATGCCTCTCCATACAAACACTTGTATGGTTTTGATAATGATAGACACAAGTGCAGCAGGAGAAGCATTATTCCCAGAAGTGATTAAAGCAGTTAGTGAATTCCATAGGGACCTTCAACCTGGTTGTGTTAGGGTTCTTTGGATAGACACTACTGCTTTAAGTAGGGATAACAACTTTCAGCTCCCTTCAACTGATCTCATCATGTCCAAGCCCTTGCAAGGCTCCCGTCTGCATAGCGTGTTAGGGCTTCTACCCGACTTTGCATCAA GTTCCCAGCTGGGAGAAATACAGGTGGTGATTGAGaaagagaaggaagaagaagacgagGATAATGGTGGTGGGAGCAGCAGTACTGAAAAGAAGGCATTGACGGGGAAAAGAATCTTGGTGGTTGAAGACAATCCAACGCTGCGCAAAATATGCACCACAGTGGTTTCAAGTCTGGGTGCTCTAACTTACGCCTGTACTAATGGTGAAGAAGCTTTACAGCTCGTGTCTTCGGCTCTTCAGGACCACCATCATCAACCTCCCTTTGATTACATTCTAATGGACTGTGAG ATGCCGATAATGGATGGGTTTGAAGCCACAAAGCGCATAAAAGAAGAAGGGAAAGCTATGGGGATATGGATTCCCATTATTGCTCTAACTGCACATACAGGGAAGGAGGAGATGGACAAGGTGACTGAAGCTGGAATGGATTACTACTTGTCCAAGCCCATCAATGCTGCTAGTCTTCTAACAGCTATTCACTTCTTGGACAAATCCACCACCCATCTCTAA
- the LOC116004829 gene encoding RNA demethylase ALKBH10B, with protein MATQSGNAVNSLPEKAGGGGAGVVVHHRGQQQQWYPPQQHHQVDERDAFMSWLRGEFAASNAIIDALCHHLRLLGEPGEYEGVIGCIQQRRCNWNAVLYMQQYFSVAEVVYALQQVESRKQRRGFDGGIKVRRARGAWRNEGGLRDGNGRESEGHNSIAEAQASSKDLNSNGSDKLDGAEREVESKQPAKKEFPERPESNSLTKNLGSSQTGDLQSEADKADRYSTNSDGSCGVENECNSTQVPHGKPNLTITPKTFVGKELCDGKMVNVVDGLKLYEEIISDSEVSELVTLVNDLRVAGKRGQLQGQTFIVSKRPMKGHGREMIQLGVPVTDVPGNEAAAGISKDRKIEPIPVLLQDLIESLMSKQVFPVKPDSCMIDIFNEGDHSQPNMWPHWFGRPICVLFLTECDITYGKIIDSDHRGDYRGSLRLSLAPGSLLVMQGRSADFAKHAIPSLRKQRVLVTLTKSHLEKMTSGDGLSAPSSIGTPSPHWVPRPSKSPNHIHHRPAGPRHYSPVPVPTTGVLPVPAPAAACPQLAPNGIQPIFVSTPVAPPMPFPAAVALPPASVGWAAAPPPRHPPPRLPVPGTGVFLPPGGSGNSPNQSAVSTSASDGLSVDISPSEKENGPGTGTLNGEISSSSPKGKVDDGDVQKLEMNGNTESSGAGKSDGGNED; from the exons ATGGCAACGCAATCTGGGAATGCGGTGAATTCCTTGCCGGAGAAAGCTGGCGGAGGCGGCGCGGGAGTGGTGGTGCATCACAGGGGGCAGCAGCAGCAGTGGTACCCTCCCCAGCAGCACCATCAAGTGGACGAGAGGGATGCGTTCATGTCGTGGCTGAGGGGGGAGTTTGCGGCGTCAAATGCTATAATCGACGCGTTGTGTCATCATCTGAGGCTGCTAGGGGAGCCTGGGGAGTACGAAGGGGTGATCGGTTGCATACAGCAGAGGAGGTGTAACTGGAACGCCGTGCTGTATATGCAGCAGTACTTCTCGGTCGCCGAGGTCGTATACGCCTTGCAGCAGGTGGAATCCAGGAAGCAGCGGAGGGGATTCGATGGCGGCATCAAGGTTAGGAGGGCCAGAGGAGCCTGGAGAAATGAGGGAGGACTCAGAGATGGGAACGGGAGAGAGAGTGAAGGCCACAATTCTATTGCTGAGGCTCAGGCTAGCAGTAAGGACTTAAACTCAAATGGTAGTGACAAGTTGGATGGGGCTGAGAGAGAAGTAGAATCCAAACAACCTGCCAAGAAAG AATTTCCTGAAAGACCTGAATCAAATAGCTTAACAAAGAATTTGGGAAGCAGTCAAACTGGTGACTTGCAAAGTGAGGCAGATAAAGCTGATAGATACAGTACGAATTCTGATG GGTCTTGTGGTGTGGAGAATGAATGTAATTCCACACAAGTACCACATGGGAAGCCGAACCTTACAATCACTCCAAAAACTTTTGTGGGTAAAGAGTTATGTGATGGAAAAATG GTCAATGTTGTTGATGGACTAAAATTATATGAAGAAATAATTAGTGACTCTGAAGTTTCAGAACTTGTTACGTTGGTAAATGATTTAAGAGTTGCAGGGAAAAGAGGACAGCTTCAAG GACAAACATTTATTGTGTCAAAGAGACCTATGAAAGGGCATGGGAGGGAGATGATCCAGTTGGGCGTTCCCGTTACAGATGTTCCTGGAAATGAAGCTGCTGCTGGAATATCCAAAG ATCGGAAAATAGAACCCATTCCTGTGTTGCTGCAAGATCTTATAGAATCTTTGATGTCTAAGCAAGTTTTCCCTGTGAAGCCAGACTCATGCATGATTGATATCTTCAATGAG GGAGACCACTCACAGCCAAATATGTGGCCCCATTGGTTTGGACGGCCAATATGTGTGCTGTTTTTGACAGAATGCGATATTACTTATGGAAAAATTATTGACTCAGACCACCGTGGGGATTATCGGGGCTCTCTCCGGCTTTCTCTTGCACCAGG GTCCTTGCTAGTCATGCAAGGAAGATCGGCTGATTTTGCTAAACATGCAATTCCGTCCCTCCGGAAACAGCGAGTCCTTGTTACCTTAACAAAGTCGcaccttgagaaaatgacatctGGTGATGGTCTAAGTGCCCCTTCATCTATAGGAACACCTTCCCCCCACTGGGTTCCCCGTCCTAGCAAGTCACCAAATCATATCCACCACCGTCCTGCAGGCCCGAGGCATTATAGTCCAGTTCCTGTGCCCACAACTGGTGTCCTACCAGTACCAGCTCCTGCTGCTGCTTGCCCGCAACTAGCTCCTAATGGAATCCAGCCAATTTTTGTTTCTACCCCGGTTGCACCACCAATGCCTTTTCCTGCAGCAGTCGCTCTCCCACCTGCTTCTGTTGGGTGGGCCGCTGCTCCACCTCCAAGGCATCCTCCACCTCGCTTGCCAGTTCCTGGCACAGGAGTTTTCCTCCCTCCAGGCGGCTCAGGGAATTCACCAAATCAATCTGCAGTATCAACTTCAGCCAGTGATGGTCTTTCTGTGGATATATCACCATCTGAAAAGGAAAACGGGCCAGGGACAGGGACACTAAACGGtgaaatttcttcttcttccccaaaaGGTAAAGTAGACGATGGAGATGTGCAAAAGCTAGAGATGAATGGAAACACGGAGAGTAGTGGTGCAGGGAAGAGCGATGGTGGCAATGAAGATTGA